The Nymphaea colorata isolate Beijing-Zhang1983 unplaced genomic scaffold, ASM883128v2 scaffold0394, whole genome shotgun sequence genome has a window encoding:
- the LOC116244932 gene encoding uncharacterized protein LOC116244932 has product MEDALQFELVYGLMDADNNLLANNGAKLFKLTFRKTYPRAGEEQYRRIIFLKNKAEIEEHNSDPTQTYTQGVNQFTDYTTAELDAIYADLRIPYASKDIQIKEEPIRRGVNIDWAEAGKDYPYTAKSEKCKTNVPGTTWTISSYTDSSKCDDLLNAISLGPVAVAVDFSGLYGYKSGIVTKCGTTPSSGSLLVGVTDDYWRLKQSFSVNWGESGYFRLARGNTCAVCSIASYPTI; this is encoded by the exons ATTTGAGCTTGTGTATGGATTGATGGATGCAGATAACAACCTGTTGGCGAACAATGGAGCTAAACTG TTTAAGCTCACCTTCAGGAAAACTTACCCAAGGGCCGGAGAGGAGCAATACAGGAGGAtaatctttttgaaaaacaaggCCGAAATTGAAGAACACAACTCAGATCCCACCCAAACCTACACCCAAGGAGTTAACCAGTTCACTGATTACACTACGGCTGAACTTGATGCCATCTATGCCGACCTCAGGATCCCCTACGCCTCCAAAGACATCCAAATCAAGGAAGAACCTATCAGACGTGGAGTCAACATCGACTGGGCTGAAGCCGGCAAG GACTACCCATACACTGCAAAGAGTGAAAAATGCAAGACCAACGTTCCCGGCACCACTTGGACCATTTCAAGCTACACTGATTCCTCCAAATGCGATGATTTGCTCAACGCCATTTCTCTTGGTCCGGTGGCTGTGGCTGTTGACTTCTCAGGCCTCTACGGCTACAAATCCGGAATCGTGACCAAATGTGGTACTACTCCATCCAGTGGATCTTTGTTGGTGGGCGTGACTGATGATTACTGGAGATTGAAGCAATCCTTCTCTGTTAACTGGGGCGAGAGTGGCTATTTCAGGCTGGCAAGAGGAAACACCTGTGCTGTTTGCTCAATAGCATCCTATCCAACCATATGA
- the LOC116244933 gene encoding LOW QUALITY PROTEIN: 1,4-alpha-glucan-branching enzyme-like (The sequence of the model RefSeq protein was modified relative to this genomic sequence to represent the inferred CDS: inserted 1 base in 1 codon; deleted 1 base in 1 codon; substituted 4 bases at 4 genomic stop codons) produces the protein MKKLNLTQASDYKIWMNCFKVRFREFLAHQKHKQELLTVKCLPVLKFETELSEIKKRKNCYGDQFLAQDILAYMEKRVPKDAYCVMGITLKDIYPGDSWNFVYGWAKKIITNIGFDKAERYKALIDYCKKSTLKQLKKDELFYEELLSLTKWTILRALLARIGLFLFIHAIIIMHIRIFKKKSSPATEEDPTEIKVLNRIITNTIEQSIIFVGLYAFFLFDKSATIVIAMYAFANGNPELLAAPFDSTVASDTFLLCYALEMDILRGISYACPQDLKENEFGLWTCEIDIPIPNLSALKVEVRIKDGSIVDRIPAWINFTRQNKDHTFDGVYVDLGAYQWNNAKPEWENTSVKVYECHIGMSGIEXKVHSFTYFRENVLPKIRNLGYNVIQIMGVIEHPYYGSFGYHCTNYFSVSSRFGTPNDFKMLVDEAHGMGIKIIIDLVHSHAAKNVLXGINMWDGTDYQYFHGGEKGNHPLWDSRVFDYSKYEVLRFLLSNIRFWLEEYNADGFRFDGVTSMLYEHHGKNYGFTGNYNEYFNHMLDVDALAYLAIANQLARTIYPQVILIAEDVSGFPGLCRSIEEGGIGFGFRLAMAVPDMWIKLLKEKVDEDWKVGEIAFQLTNRRYKEPCIAYAESHDQALVGDKTISMWLFDSEIYDNMSVFSQXTPRVFRGMALHKMIRLISFSLGNQGFLTFMGNEFGHPXWIDFPREGNNWSYHHCRRRWDLSERTDLRYHFLLNFDRLMIALDTRFNILASDYQYVRSQHESDQVLVYERXDLLFVFNWNPNKSFQVRYLYQTKQDCPSCLSTDDEETGGHSRVTINI, from the exons ATGAAGAAACTTAACCTCACGCAGGCTTCAGATTACAAGATATGGATGAACTGCTTCAAGGTCAGGTTCAGAGAATTCCTCGCGCACCAGAAACACAAGCAGGAACTG CTGACAGTGAAGTGCCTCCCTGTCCTGAAATTTGAAACGGAACTTAGTGAGATTAAGAAGCGGAAAAATTGCTATGGTGATCAGTTCCTCGCCCAGGATATCCTGGCATATATGGAGAAGAGAGTGCCAAAGGATGCGTACTGTGTGATGGGGATCACTCTGAAGGACATATACCCTGGTGATAGCTGGAACTTCGTATATGGGTGGGCCAA AAAGATCATCACCAACATCGGTTTCGACAAGGCTGAAAGATACAAGGCGCTTATTGATTACTGCAAGAAGTCAACACTGAAACAGCTGAAGAAGGATGAACTTTTTTACGAGGAACTGCTATCTCTCA CAAAATGGACCATTCTCCGTGCCCTTCTCGCAAGAATCGGCCTCTTCCTATTCATTCACGCCATCATTATCATGCACATCAGGATCTTCAAAAAGAAATCTAGCCCCGCTACAGAGGAAGATCCTACCGAGATTAAGGTCCTCAACAGAATCATCACCAACACTATCGAACAATCAATCATTTTTGTTGGTCTATatgccttcttcctcttcgataAGTCAG CAACCATCGTCATAGCCATGTACGCATTCGCAAATGGCAATCCGGAGCTGTTAGCCGCTCCATTCGACTCAACAG TTGCATCTGACACTTTCCTCCTTTGTTATGCTCTGGAGATGGATATTTTGCGTGGAATTTCGTATGCTTGCCCTCAAGACCTAAAGGAA AATGAGTTTGGACTCTGGACGTGCGAAATCGACATTCCCATTCCCAACCTATCTGCATTAAAAGTGGAGGTGAGGATAAAGGACGGAAGCATTGTGGATAGGATCCCAGCCTGGATCAATTTCACCAGGCAGAATAAGGACCATACCTTCGATGGAGTGTATGTAGACTTAGGAGCTTATCAGTGGAACAATGCAAAACCTGAATGGGAGAATACAAGCGTGAAGGTTTACGAGTGCCATATCGGTATGTCAGGCATTGAATAAAAAGTGCACTCTTTTACCTATTTTCGAGAAAATGTGCTTCCTAAAATTAGAAACCTCGGATACAATGTCATCCAAATTATGGGTGTCATCGAGCATCCCTACTACGGATCGTTTGGTTATCATTGCACTAATTATTTCAGCGTTTCTTCCAGATTCGGAACACCGAATGATTTCAAAATGCTTGTTGATGAGGCACACGGAATGGGAATCAAGATTATCATCGATTTGGTTCACTCACATGCCGCCAAGAATGTCCTTTAGGGTATTAATATGTGGGATGGAACTGATTATCAATATTTCCATGGAGGAGAGAAGGGCAACCATCCACTTTGGGACAGTAGGGTCTTTGATTACTCTAAGTATGAGGTTCTTCGCTTCCTTCTTTCTAATATTAGGTTCTGGCTTGAGGAATACAACGCTGACGGCTTCAGGTTTGATGGAGTTACGTCAATGCTCTATGAACATCACGGTAAAAACTATGGATTTACCGGCAACTATAACGAATACTTTAATCACATGCTCGATGTCGATGCACTCGCCTACCTAGCCATCGCTAACCAACTCGCACGCACAATCTATCCTCAAGTCATTCTCATCGCAGAGGATGTATCTGGATTTCCAGGTTTGTGCAGGTCGATTGAGGAAGGAGGGATTGGCTTTGGGTTCAGGCTGGCGATGGCTGTTCCTGATATGTGGATCAAGCTTCTCAAGGAGAAAGTGGATGAAGATTGGAAGGTCGGGGAAATAGCTTTTCAACTGACCAACAGGAGATACAAAGAGCCTTGCATCGCATATGCTGAAAGTCATGACCAAGCTCTAGTTGGTGACAAGACCATCTCTATGTGGCTCTTTGATTCAGAGATTTACGACAATATGAGCGTCTTTAGCCAATAAACGCCAAGAGTGTTCAGAGGCATGGCTCTACATAAAATGATCCGCCTCATTTCCTTCAGTCTTGGCAACCAAGGTTTCCTCACTTTCATGGGCAACGAGTTTGGCCACCCTTAGTGGATTGACTTCCCGAGGGAGGGAAACAACTGGAGTTATCACCATTGCCGCAGGAGATGGGATCTCTCCGAACGAACAGACCTCAGATATCATTTCCTGCTCAATTTCGACAGATTAATGATCGCGCTGGACACCAGATTCAACATTTTGGCAAGTGATTACCAGTATGTGCGTAGCCAGCATGAGTCTGACCAAGTCTTGGTTTATGAGA GGGATTTGCTGTTTGTGTTCAACTGGAATCCCAACAAAAGTTTTCAG GTACGATATCTATACCAAACTAAGCAAGACTGCCCAAGTTGTCTAAGCACAGACGATGAGGAAACTGGAGGCCATAGCAGAGTCACCATCAACATATAA